A region from the Micrococcus cohnii genome encodes:
- a CDS encoding queuosine precursor transporter has protein sequence MNTTTESQTPDRPASGQGAPAYAEVPHSHYDLFVGVFVALLLLSGITAAKLFEGPVVPLVSDLFYGGGPLIFDGGAFLFPFVYIIGDILAEVYGWRRARRAIVLGFAMLGLAAVTYQVVALTTPVEGFEVWDQALAPVLRITLAGLAAFLVGSLLNATIVVRMKRRMRERNVALRLILSTIVGQFVDTLIFCTIAFAGTIGLLEFVNYTVTGFVYKTLLEILLVPVTVAIIAWLKRREPTYRRADEPTSPAAARAA, from the coding sequence GTGAACACCACCACTGAATCCCAGACCCCCGACCGGCCCGCCTCTGGGCAGGGCGCCCCGGCCTACGCCGAGGTGCCCCACAGCCACTACGACCTCTTCGTGGGCGTCTTCGTCGCCCTGCTCCTGCTCTCCGGTATCACTGCCGCCAAGCTCTTCGAGGGACCCGTCGTCCCGCTCGTCTCCGACCTCTTCTACGGCGGCGGCCCGCTGATCTTCGACGGCGGCGCCTTCCTCTTCCCGTTCGTCTACATCATCGGCGACATCCTCGCCGAGGTGTACGGCTGGCGTCGCGCCCGCCGCGCCATCGTCCTGGGCTTCGCCATGCTCGGCCTCGCCGCCGTCACCTACCAGGTCGTCGCCCTGACCACTCCCGTCGAGGGCTTCGAGGTGTGGGACCAGGCCCTCGCCCCCGTCCTGCGCATCACCCTCGCCGGCCTCGCCGCGTTCCTCGTCGGCAGCCTGCTCAACGCCACCATCGTCGTGCGCATGAAACGTCGGATGCGCGAGCGGAACGTCGCCCTGCGCCTGATTCTCTCTACGATCGTCGGGCAGTTCGTCGACACCCTGATCTTCTGCACAATCGCGTTCGCCGGCACCATCGGCCTGCTCGAGTTCGTGAACTACACGGTCACCGGCTTCGTCTACAAGACGCTGCTCGAGATCCTGCTCGTGCCCGTCACCGTCGCGATCATCGCGTGGCTCAAGCGCCGCGAGCCCACCTACCGCCGGGCCGACGAGCCGACGTCGCCGGCCGCCGCCCGCGCCGCCTGA
- a CDS encoding nucleoside hydrolase, whose amino-acid sequence MRVRVLADVDTGIDDACALVQLVGAERLGATGEAPDVELAAVTVTGGNASARQCALNTAGVLDLLGRPDVEVAVGAQAPLRRPAETTPETHGEQGLGHARVPWRPERISPRPAVDVWLEELRAHPGETVLLCTAPLTNLALALRAEPRLPELAAGVVIMGGAFYYPGNTTPTAEWNTWCDPDAAKEVFAAFEGLPEERLPIVCALETTERIEYTPVLLDSLLAQAGAAPVGWSREQPRHEGPLADTGDPVLDVLADALRFYFEFHDDYDQGYVAHLHDLFAAQAATGQAVVTTSATVVDVEAESELLRGTTVHDDRGIWGRRPNARRVTGNDPDAVFAAFAQAARAAAGDVGSSARR is encoded by the coding sequence GTGAGGGTGCGAGTGCTGGCGGACGTGGACACGGGCATCGACGACGCGTGCGCGCTGGTGCAGCTGGTGGGCGCCGAGCGTCTCGGCGCGACGGGGGAGGCTCCTGACGTCGAGCTGGCGGCGGTCACGGTGACCGGCGGCAACGCCTCGGCCCGGCAGTGCGCGCTGAACACGGCCGGCGTGCTCGATCTGCTGGGCCGCCCCGACGTGGAGGTGGCCGTCGGCGCGCAGGCCCCGCTGCGCCGCCCCGCGGAGACCACCCCGGAGACGCACGGCGAGCAGGGGCTCGGCCACGCGCGCGTGCCGTGGCGGCCCGAACGAATCTCCCCGCGGCCTGCGGTGGACGTGTGGCTGGAGGAGCTGCGGGCGCACCCGGGCGAGACGGTGCTGCTGTGCACCGCTCCCCTGACGAACCTCGCACTCGCCCTGCGGGCCGAGCCGCGGCTGCCGGAGCTGGCGGCGGGCGTCGTGATCATGGGCGGGGCCTTCTACTACCCGGGGAATACCACGCCGACGGCGGAGTGGAACACGTGGTGCGATCCGGACGCCGCGAAGGAGGTGTTCGCCGCGTTCGAGGGTCTGCCGGAGGAGCGGTTGCCGATCGTGTGCGCGCTCGAGACGACCGAGCGGATCGAATACACGCCCGTGCTGCTGGACTCGCTGCTGGCGCAGGCGGGCGCCGCACCGGTGGGCTGGTCACGCGAGCAGCCGCGGCACGAGGGGCCGCTCGCGGACACGGGCGATCCGGTGCTGGACGTACTGGCCGATGCGCTGAGGTTCTACTTCGAGTTCCACGACGACTACGACCAGGGGTACGTCGCGCACCTGCACGATCTGTTCGCGGCGCAGGCGGCGACGGGGCAGGCCGTCGTCACGACGAGCGCCACGGTGGTGGACGTCGAGGCGGAGTCGGAGCTGCTGCGCGGCACGACGGTGCACGACGACCGCGGCATCTGGGGTCGTCGCCCGAACGCCCGACGGGTGACGGGCAACGACCCCGATGCGGTGTTCGCGGCCTTCGCTCAGGCGGCGCGGGCGGCGGCCGGCGACGTCGGCTCGTCGGCCCGGCGGTAG
- a CDS encoding peptidylprolyl isomerase, with amino-acid sequence MTNATHTATIHTNHGDIVVELYGNHAPKTVKNFVGLATGEQEWTHPQTGEMNEGKPLYSGTVFHRIIKDFMIQGGDPLGMGVGGPGYQFGDEIHPELQFDRPYLLAMANAGPGTNGSQFFITSVPTGWLNGKHTIFGEVKDEASQKVVDELNAVATDPRDRPLEDVVIESIEIAEA; translated from the coding sequence ATGACCAACGCAACGCACACCGCGACCATCCACACCAACCACGGCGACATCGTCGTCGAGCTCTACGGCAACCACGCCCCGAAGACCGTGAAGAACTTCGTCGGCCTGGCCACCGGTGAGCAGGAGTGGACCCACCCGCAGACCGGCGAGATGAACGAGGGCAAGCCGCTGTACTCCGGCACCGTGTTCCACCGCATCATCAAGGACTTCATGATCCAGGGCGGCGACCCGCTGGGCATGGGCGTCGGCGGCCCCGGCTACCAGTTCGGCGACGAGATTCACCCCGAGCTGCAGTTCGACCGCCCGTACCTGCTCGCGATGGCCAACGCCGGCCCGGGCACCAACGGCTCGCAGTTCTTCATCACCTCGGTGCCGACCGGCTGGCTCAACGGCAAGCACACCATCTTCGGCGAGGTGAAGGACGAGGCCTCCCAGAAGGTCGTCGACGAGCTCAACGCCGTCGCCACGGACCCGCGCGACCGTCCGCTCGAGGACGTCGTCATCGAGTCGATCGAGATCGCCGAGGCCTGA
- a CDS encoding rhomboid family intramembrane serine protease: MSSSPYDDDPRGPDAPGAAAPQCPRHPGRVAFVACVGCRRPTCLECQAGTTADGRAVCVDCAADIAQGRDGGPGPTRRPGAGELLRTTPPVLAVLIGLNVVLYAGQWLLPFAGVDLTSLGWYAGLHTSHVLFEPWRMLTSGFLHLPANPLHLLLNMAALWMLGRELVRMLGTPRFLALYLLCAVGGSVAVLWFSDPFVPVVGASGAVYGLFAALLFTARRRGADVRSLAVVLALNLVASFAIPDISWQGHLGGLATGAALAPALRSRSRGVAVAGMLATAAALALLTWLGADRLTPAAILG; encoded by the coding sequence GTGAGTTCTTCCCCGTACGACGACGATCCCCGCGGCCCGGACGCCCCGGGCGCTGCCGCCCCGCAGTGCCCCCGGCATCCGGGCCGCGTCGCGTTCGTGGCCTGCGTCGGCTGCCGCCGGCCCACGTGCCTCGAGTGTCAGGCCGGCACCACCGCCGACGGGCGCGCGGTCTGCGTCGACTGCGCTGCCGACATCGCGCAGGGTCGCGACGGCGGGCCCGGACCGACGCGCCGGCCAGGGGCGGGGGAGCTGTTGCGCACGACCCCGCCCGTGCTCGCGGTGCTGATCGGGCTGAACGTGGTGCTCTATGCCGGGCAATGGTTGCTGCCGTTCGCCGGCGTCGATCTGACGAGCCTCGGCTGGTACGCGGGCCTGCACACCTCCCACGTGCTGTTCGAGCCGTGGCGCATGCTGACCAGCGGGTTCCTGCACCTGCCCGCGAACCCGCTGCACCTGCTGCTGAACATGGCGGCCCTGTGGATGCTCGGGCGCGAACTGGTGCGAATGCTCGGCACCCCGCGGTTCCTCGCCCTTTATCTGCTGTGCGCGGTCGGCGGGTCGGTCGCCGTGCTGTGGTTCAGCGATCCGTTTGTGCCCGTGGTGGGCGCCTCGGGCGCTGTGTACGGGCTCTTCGCCGCGCTGCTGTTCACAGCGCGGCGCCGCGGGGCGGACGTGCGCTCCCTGGCGGTCGTGCTCGCGCTGAACCTGGTGGCGAGCTTCGCGATCCCGGATATCTCGTGGCAGGGGCACCTGGGCGGCCTGGCCACTGGGGCGGCGCTCGCGCCGGCGCTGCGTTCCCGCTCCCGGGGCGTCGCCGTGGCCGGAATGCTCGCGACAGCGGCGGCTCTGGCGCTGCTCACGTGGCTCGGGGCCGACCGGCTCACACCCGCGGCGATCCTGGGCTGA
- a CDS encoding cell division protein CrgA — protein MRELGRPLPGWYKAVMFGLLIVGLLWICVFYLSMQLYPIPGIGGWNILIGFGLAMIGFLMMSRWGE, from the coding sequence GTGCGCGAACTGGGCCGGCCCCTGCCGGGCTGGTACAAGGCCGTGATGTTCGGCCTGTTGATCGTCGGGCTGCTGTGGATCTGTGTGTTCTACCTGTCCATGCAGCTGTATCCGATCCCGGGGATCGGCGGCTGGAACATCCTGATCGGCTTCGGCCTGGCCATGATCGGCTTCCTGATGATGTCCCGCTGGGGCGAGTGA
- a CDS encoding anthranilate synthase component II produces MPDRATAESRGPSVLVIDNQDSFVHTIADYLQQLGARTRVVRNNQIAPQAACELADRHDGILISPGPGAPADAGVSPALIRHAADVRRPLLGVCLGHQGIAEAYGARVGHARELMHGKTSRVRHNGHPLFAGLPDPFTATRYHSLAVERATVDEQALDITAETDDGVVMGLAHRDLPLWGVQFHPESILTEGGHRLFRNWLDTLG; encoded by the coding sequence ATGCCAGACCGCGCCACCGCCGAGTCCCGCGGCCCGAGCGTGCTCGTGATCGACAACCAGGACAGCTTCGTCCACACGATCGCCGACTACCTGCAGCAGCTGGGAGCCCGCACCCGCGTCGTCCGCAACAACCAGATCGCCCCGCAGGCCGCGTGCGAGCTCGCCGACCGTCACGACGGGATCCTGATCTCGCCCGGCCCCGGCGCTCCGGCCGACGCGGGTGTCTCACCGGCGCTGATCCGCCACGCCGCGGACGTCCGCCGGCCTCTGCTGGGCGTGTGCCTCGGCCACCAGGGCATCGCGGAGGCCTATGGAGCGCGCGTCGGGCATGCGCGGGAGCTGATGCACGGCAAGACCTCGCGCGTGCGCCACAACGGTCACCCCCTCTTCGCGGGCCTGCCCGATCCGTTCACCGCGACGCGCTATCACTCGCTCGCGGTGGAGCGGGCCACCGTGGACGAACAGGCCCTCGATATCACCGCCGAGACCGACGACGGCGTCGTGATGGGCCTGGCCCACCGCGACCTGCCCTTGTGGGGCGTGCAGTTCCACCCCGAATCGATCCTCACCGAGGGCGGCCACCGCCTGTTCCGCAACTGGCTCGACACGCTGGGCTGA
- a CDS encoding protein kinase domain-containing protein: protein MPQNRVLNGRYHVGERIGRGGMADVYRGTDLRLDRTIAVKMMRRDLARDPRFQARFHQEARSAAALHHPNIVTVFDTGEQLLPDGFDHEVSCPFLVMEFISGSTVKDLLGEGEVEVSTALGWLDGLLTALGFAHSRGIAHRDIKPANIMVSDDGQVKVMDFGIARALTDTSASTTQTQAVVGTAQYLSPEQATGQEVDARSDLYSAGCVAFEMFTGRAPFVGDSPVAVAYQHVREQPPVPSTLNPQVSEALDAVVLTALAKDPADRFADAAQFARALAEAVAAPSQVPATATPPASDETLVPENIDDAASTAAAVRAAEQPTARLDVVRDEETDAHPTAPSVTATATGLAAVSADAPASAGDHRVDESGATSTHDPAAGSGPVDEPSSATASGSRRAGHTPRWPETPAPGPAAAPHDPRRRSGRRVTLPLVLALVALLLTAGALAATLIAQENSTTSVPQLTGMTREEAENSLAAEGLRARVSEVYDPTVPAGETIDSAPAEQAEVAKDTEVLLHVSKGPASVTIPSSLKGMSESEARSELSKLGLSVTSVRTTDSGEVRKDRVVDTLPQADSDVAAGSAVELKLASGQAPVPNVVGLTKAEAKKSLEEELPHATVQFDRQKSKDAADGTVISQKPSGASTMDSDGTLTVVVAGEAKKDEKKGSGASKD from the coding sequence GTGCCTCAGAACCGCGTCCTCAACGGTCGGTACCACGTCGGTGAACGCATCGGGCGCGGCGGCATGGCCGACGTCTACCGCGGTACGGACCTGCGGCTGGACCGCACGATCGCCGTCAAGATGATGCGACGCGACCTGGCCCGCGACCCGCGGTTCCAGGCGCGCTTCCACCAGGAGGCCCGCAGCGCGGCCGCCCTGCACCACCCGAACATCGTCACGGTGTTCGACACGGGCGAGCAGCTGCTTCCCGACGGCTTCGACCACGAGGTCTCGTGCCCGTTCCTGGTCATGGAGTTCATCTCCGGCAGCACCGTGAAGGATCTGCTCGGCGAAGGGGAGGTCGAGGTGTCCACGGCCCTGGGCTGGCTCGACGGACTGCTCACGGCGCTCGGTTTCGCCCACTCCCGCGGCATCGCGCACCGGGACATCAAGCCAGCCAACATCATGGTCTCCGACGATGGCCAGGTGAAGGTGATGGACTTCGGCATCGCGCGGGCCCTGACGGACACCTCGGCCAGCACGACGCAGACGCAGGCCGTCGTCGGGACGGCGCAGTACCTCTCCCCCGAGCAGGCGACCGGGCAGGAGGTCGACGCCCGCTCGGATCTGTACTCGGCCGGCTGCGTCGCGTTCGAGATGTTCACGGGACGTGCCCCGTTCGTCGGGGATTCGCCGGTGGCCGTGGCGTATCAGCATGTGCGTGAGCAGCCACCCGTGCCGTCGACCCTGAACCCGCAGGTCTCAGAGGCCCTCGACGCCGTCGTCCTCACCGCCCTGGCCAAGGACCCGGCGGACCGCTTCGCCGACGCCGCGCAGTTCGCCCGGGCGCTGGCCGAGGCCGTGGCGGCGCCCTCGCAGGTGCCTGCCACCGCGACGCCGCCGGCATCGGACGAGACGCTCGTGCCGGAGAACATCGACGACGCCGCGAGCACCGCCGCAGCGGTGCGCGCCGCCGAGCAGCCGACCGCGCGCCTGGACGTCGTCCGCGACGAGGAGACGGACGCCCACCCCACCGCACCGTCCGTGACGGCCACCGCCACGGGGCTCGCCGCGGTGTCGGCGGACGCCCCGGCCTCCGCCGGCGACCACCGTGTCGATGAGTCCGGCGCGACATCGACGCACGACCCGGCCGCCGGGTCCGGGCCCGTGGACGAGCCCTCGTCCGCGACGGCCTCCGGCTCCCGCCGCGCCGGGCACACGCCGCGGTGGCCGGAGACACCGGCTCCCGGCCCCGCCGCCGCGCCGCACGACCCCCGTCGGCGTTCGGGACGGCGGGTGACGCTGCCGCTGGTCCTCGCCTTGGTGGCCCTGCTGCTGACGGCAGGTGCCCTCGCCGCGACCCTGATCGCGCAGGAGAACTCCACGACGTCGGTCCCGCAACTGACCGGGATGACGCGCGAGGAGGCCGAGAACTCGCTCGCGGCCGAGGGCCTGCGCGCCCGCGTGAGCGAGGTCTACGACCCGACAGTCCCGGCCGGCGAGACGATCGACTCCGCACCCGCCGAGCAGGCGGAGGTGGCCAAGGACACCGAGGTGCTCCTGCACGTCTCCAAGGGTCCGGCCTCCGTGACGATCCCGTCCTCGCTGAAGGGGATGTCCGAGTCCGAGGCGCGGTCCGAGCTGTCGAAGCTCGGGCTGTCGGTCACGAGCGTACGCACCACCGACTCGGGCGAGGTGCGCAAGGACCGCGTCGTGGACACCCTGCCCCAGGCGGACAGCGACGTCGCGGCCGGCTCCGCCGTCGAGCTGAAGCTCGCCAGCGGTCAGGCGCCGGTGCCCAACGTGGTGGGTCTGACGAAGGCGGAGGCCAAGAAGAGCCTCGAGGAAGAGCTGCCGCACGCCACCGTGCAGTTCGACCGCCAGAAGTCCAAGGACGCTGCGGACGGCACCGTCATCTCCCAGAAACCCTCCGGCGCCTCGACCATGGACAGCGACGGCACCCTCACGGTTGTCGTCGCCGGTGAGGCGAAGAAGGACGAGAAGAAGGGCTCCGGAGCGTCGAAGGACTGA
- a CDS encoding PASTA domain-containing protein — MIPTGLVGQPADSVIRQLRDAGFQVQRLGESSAAVPAGSVVRVNPAPGERHPFNLAVNVIVSTGAGAGPSPSRSTPAELTPTEAPDPNAGQEEGTEPEDAPTDDADASTVAPSDESADEERSTEQPAPEQSAEPSSTPTERPDDNASSAEPSDAEPTQGDASSPAQESSAEESSAEPSAEQSSPASRPSESSPAAEQPSSADASASADESSAAPSN; from the coding sequence ATGATCCCCACCGGGCTGGTGGGCCAGCCCGCGGACTCCGTGATCCGGCAGCTGCGCGACGCCGGCTTCCAGGTGCAGCGTCTCGGCGAGTCCTCGGCGGCGGTGCCCGCCGGATCCGTCGTGCGCGTGAACCCGGCACCGGGCGAGCGCCACCCGTTCAACCTGGCGGTCAACGTCATCGTCTCCACCGGAGCCGGGGCGGGCCCCTCCCCGAGCCGGTCGACCCCGGCCGAGCTGACGCCGACCGAAGCCCCTGATCCGAACGCCGGACAGGAGGAGGGCACCGAGCCCGAGGACGCCCCGACCGACGATGCCGACGCGTCGACCGTGGCGCCGTCGGACGAGTCCGCCGACGAAGAGCGCTCGACCGAGCAGCCCGCGCCGGAGCAGTCCGCAGAGCCCTCCTCGACTCCGACCGAGCGGCCCGACGACAACGCCTCCTCGGCCGAGCCCTCCGACGCCGAGCCCACGCAGGGCGACGCGTCGAGCCCCGCCCAGGAGTCCAGCGCCGAGGAGTCCAGCGCCGAGCCCTCCGCCGAGCAGTCCTCACCGGCGAGCCGCCCGTCCGAGTCATCTCCCGCCGCCGAGCAGCCCTCGAGCGCCGACGCCTCGGCCTCGGCTGACGAGTCCTCCGCCGCGCCCTCGAACTGA
- a CDS encoding penicillin-binding transpeptidase domain-containing protein, with the protein MNEAIRRTWMLAVSLVLVLAVAGSVIQVVFAENLKDDDLNKRQIFLEYGAPRGPILVDGTPIAESVESDGRFEYERTYANSPMYAPLTGIYSLTYGATGLEDAMNKRLTGTANSQFMDRAFEIVTGMTAQGDQVELTIDPQIQAVAHEALPDSVRGSIVVTDVRTGEVKAMVSKPTFDANALSSTDPDVAAEAMRRLDETPGGSAYQNRATQQLVSPGSTFKLIDTVAMLESGEYSPDEELEVPATYTPPGTSTPMGNYDGGICSTKDKATLTWILANSCNTPFAEAAVKLGEDEIRETAERFGFNEGFEMPLPVTPSTFPEGLDDPALAQSAIGQRDVQATALQMNMVAAGIANDGVVMQPQLVESIRRADLSSVEEFTPKEKGRATSEDVARQVQEMMVEAVENGGVSGAKSSLVQIGAKTGTAQIGGTDNVHSWITGFAPAEDPQYAVTIVIEDTDLSTGHRLTVDNMKRIMEAVVAE; encoded by the coding sequence GTGAACGAAGCCATCCGCCGCACCTGGATGCTCGCGGTGTCCCTGGTGCTCGTGCTGGCCGTCGCCGGCTCGGTCATCCAGGTGGTGTTCGCCGAGAACCTCAAGGACGATGACCTGAACAAGCGCCAGATCTTCCTCGAGTACGGAGCCCCGCGCGGCCCGATCCTCGTGGACGGCACGCCGATCGCCGAATCCGTCGAGTCCGACGGGCGGTTCGAGTATGAACGCACGTACGCGAACTCGCCGATGTACGCCCCGCTGACGGGCATCTACTCGCTGACCTACGGTGCCACGGGCCTCGAGGACGCCATGAACAAGCGCCTCACGGGCACCGCGAACTCGCAGTTCATGGACCGCGCGTTCGAGATCGTCACGGGCATGACCGCCCAGGGCGACCAGGTGGAGCTGACCATCGACCCGCAGATCCAGGCCGTCGCCCATGAGGCGTTGCCGGACTCGGTGCGCGGCTCGATCGTCGTCACCGATGTGCGCACGGGCGAGGTCAAGGCCATGGTGTCCAAGCCGACGTTCGACGCGAACGCGCTGTCGTCGACGGACCCGGACGTGGCGGCGGAGGCCATGCGCCGCCTCGACGAGACCCCCGGCGGCAGCGCCTACCAGAACCGGGCGACGCAGCAGCTGGTCTCCCCCGGCTCGACCTTCAAGCTGATCGACACGGTCGCGATGCTCGAATCCGGCGAGTACTCCCCCGACGAGGAGCTCGAGGTCCCCGCCACCTACACCCCGCCCGGCACCTCGACGCCCATGGGCAACTACGACGGCGGCATCTGCTCGACGAAGGACAAGGCCACGCTGACCTGGATCCTCGCGAACTCGTGCAACACCCCGTTCGCCGAGGCCGCGGTGAAGCTCGGGGAGGACGAGATCCGCGAGACCGCCGAGCGGTTCGGGTTCAACGAGGGCTTCGAGATGCCGCTGCCGGTGACCCCGTCGACGTTCCCCGAGGGGCTCGACGACCCGGCGCTCGCGCAGTCGGCGATCGGACAGCGCGACGTGCAGGCCACGGCGCTGCAGATGAACATGGTCGCCGCGGGCATCGCGAACGACGGCGTCGTCATGCAGCCCCAGCTCGTCGAGTCGATCCGCCGCGCCGATCTGTCCTCCGTCGAAGAGTTCACCCCGAAGGAGAAGGGCCGCGCCACGAGCGAGGACGTCGCCCGACAGGTGCAGGAGATGATGGTCGAGGCGGTCGAGAACGGCGGCGTCTCCGGCGCGAAATCGTCCCTCGTGCAGATCGGCGCCAAGACCGGCACGGCGCAGATCGGCGGCACGGATAACGTCCACTCGTGGATCACGGGCTTCGCCCCCGCGGAGGACCCGCAGTACGCGGTGACGATCGTCATCGAGGACACGGACTTGAGCACAGGCCACCGGCTCACGGTGGACAACATGAAGAGGATCATGGAAGCGGTGGTCGCAGAATGA
- a CDS encoding FtsW/RodA/SpoVE family cell cycle protein, with protein MPSVISPPSPRRNTELLLLVLALGIALGANLLGALGTEQPITDAHWIQIAVLAGASLVLHVVLRLRAAYADPYLLPITVGLNGLGIALIHRLEPVNTFADANAQLGWSVIAMLAAAALLFFVRDHRLLRRWPYVFLAASGVLLLLPLLPGIGMTVNGARIWVNLGVGTFQPGEIAKITLSIFFAGYLSANRDLILLAGKRLGPLTFPRVQDLGPLVVAWVIALGVLIFQRDLGSALLFFGLFMAMLYVATSRSSWILIGLGLIALGAVLAFLFMPHVTARFDVWLGAFDPEIYNREYGGSLQVVEGVFGMASGGLMGTGLGAGAPWRVPLNHSDMIITTIGEELGFVGLSAVLVLYLLLVTRMMRTALGARDAFGKLLAAGLAFTLAWQLFVVAGGVMLVIPMTGLTTPFLAAGGSSLLANWLIMGLVLRVSHAARRPVVMDSMVNASGPGAGALDPATAVPVPARASRGGEQS; from the coding sequence ATGCCCTCGGTGATCTCTCCGCCCAGCCCGCGCCGGAACACCGAGCTGCTGCTGCTCGTGCTCGCCCTGGGCATCGCGCTTGGCGCGAACCTGCTGGGCGCCCTCGGCACGGAGCAGCCGATCACGGACGCGCACTGGATCCAGATCGCGGTCCTGGCCGGCGCGTCCCTGGTCCTGCACGTCGTGCTGCGCCTGCGGGCCGCCTACGCTGACCCGTACCTGTTGCCCATCACGGTGGGGCTCAACGGACTGGGCATCGCCCTGATCCATCGGCTCGAGCCGGTCAACACGTTCGCGGACGCGAACGCCCAGCTGGGCTGGTCCGTCATCGCCATGCTCGCCGCGGCCGCCCTGCTGTTCTTCGTGCGAGACCACCGCCTGCTGCGCCGCTGGCCTTACGTGTTCCTCGCGGCCTCCGGCGTGCTGCTGCTCCTGCCGCTGCTGCCGGGGATCGGCATGACGGTCAACGGCGCCCGCATCTGGGTGAACCTCGGTGTGGGCACGTTCCAGCCGGGCGAGATCGCCAAGATCACGCTCTCGATCTTCTTCGCCGGCTACCTCTCGGCCAACCGCGACCTCATCCTGCTCGCCGGCAAGCGGCTCGGGCCCCTCACCTTCCCGCGCGTCCAGGACCTCGGCCCGCTCGTCGTCGCCTGGGTGATCGCCCTGGGCGTGCTGATCTTCCAGCGCGACCTCGGCTCAGCCCTGTTGTTCTTCGGGCTGTTCATGGCGATGCTCTACGTCGCCACGTCCCGTTCCTCCTGGATCCTGATCGGCCTCGGGCTCATCGCGCTCGGCGCCGTCCTGGCGTTCTTGTTCATGCCGCACGTGACCGCCCGGTTCGACGTGTGGCTCGGCGCCTTCGACCCGGAGATCTACAACCGCGAGTACGGCGGCTCCCTGCAGGTCGTCGAGGGCGTGTTCGGTATGGCCTCCGGCGGTCTGATGGGCACCGGTCTGGGTGCGGGCGCCCCGTGGCGCGTCCCCTTGAACCACTCGGACATGATCATCACCACGATCGGCGAGGAGCTCGGCTTCGTCGGCCTCTCCGCCGTGCTGGTGCTCTACCTGCTGCTCGTCACCCGCATGATGCGCACGGCTCTCGGCGCACGGGATGCCTTCGGCAAGCTGCTCGCGGCCGGCCTCGCGTTCACGCTCGCATGGCAGCTGTTCGTCGTGGCCGGCGGCGTCATGCTCGTGATCCCCATGACCGGCCTGACCACCCCCTTCCTCGCGGCAGGCGGCTCGTCGCTGCTCGCGAACTGGCTGATCATGGGCCTGGTGCTGCGCGTCTCCCATGCCGCCCGGCGGCCGGTTGTGATGGACTCGATGGTCAACGCGTCGGGCCCCGGTGCCGGCGCCCTGGATCCGGCCACCGCCGTGCCCGTGCCCGCCCGGGCGTCCCGAGGAGGTGAGCAGTCGTGA